Proteins encoded by one window of Nasonia vitripennis strain AsymCx chromosome 5, Nvit_psr_1.1, whole genome shotgun sequence:
- the LOC116417750 gene encoding transmembrane protein 222, which translates to MVEDFTSVPASPVLNLNVDPSKHRYPFCVVWTPIPILTYFLPIMGHMGIATSDGVIHDFARPYVVCEDDMAMGWPTKYWQLDHTKAKGGVQGWDSSVHEASKVFKCKMHKLVCDNCHSYVATALNNMSYDNSNNWNMLVLALYVLLYGKYVSYGAIVKTWAPFGILSTIFLISYLV; encoded by the exons ATGGTCGAGGACTTTACCAGCGTACCCGCCTCCCCGGTTCTCAACCTCAACGTCGATCCGTCGAAGCACAGATATCCGTTTTGCGTAGTGTGGACACCGATCCCCATACTAAC TTATTTCCTTCCCATCATGGGCCACATGGGAATAGCGACTTCCGACGGAGTAATCCACGACTTCGCGAGGCCTTACGTCGTCTGCGAGGATGACATGGCCATGGGCTGGCCGACCAAGTACTGGCAGTTGGATCATACCAAAGCAAAGGGAGGAGTTCAGGGATGGGATTCTTCGGTGCACGAAGCTAGCAAAGTTTTCAAATGCAAAATG CACAAGTTGGTATGCGACAACTGTCACTCCTACGTGGCGACAGCTTTGAACAACATGTCTTACGATAATTCGAACAATTGGAACATGCTTGTACTAGCACTTTACGTGCTTCTTTATGGAAAATACGTTAG CTATGGAGCGATAGTAAAAACTTGGGCTCCGTTCGGTATACTTTCAACCATATTTCTAATTTCGTACTTGGTATAA